The Coffea arabica cultivar ET-39 chromosome 9e, Coffea Arabica ET-39 HiFi, whole genome shotgun sequence genome has a window encoding:
- the LOC140014630 gene encoding uncharacterized protein, which produces MIDIFAALHYSEERQVTFAVFQLEGAVRSWWNVIRMKWDWEQTPRTWVNLMRDFNAKYFSPLVQEKKEDEFIRLRQGAQTVAEYESQFTRLPKFAPELILTEQRRVRRFIQRLNVEIQKDLAVAQINTFSEVVEKALRVENARLQVRNFQVKKRGFFASSSTQGDKSTPPKFGRGAGGGRLSGMARGTPPRGGQNGRGQQRSASQGSSASVSRGPCGKPNDTEDNCWRKERKCLRCGSAEHQIANCPVLPREARVTTQSSKANSVQSKVEGTKPKVPARVYSLEQHQVPDSSGVVEGERKLLRNLISLAIKGYDVILANVVADALSQKAQISGLMVKEWEMLGVIGEWNPRLERKKITFGNIRVTSTLLGRIKEAQTEDSMVQKWVKKVEKGEITDFNLSSEGVLRFKNRIVVPGNENLKREILEEAHQSKYTIHPGSNKMYQHLRRLYWWDKMKREIA; this is translated from the exons ATGATAGACATTTTTGCCGCCCTACACTATTCAGAGGAAAGACAGGTTACTTTTGCTGTCTTCCAGTTGGAAGGGGCCgtccgttcttggtggaacgtgatacgaATGAAGTGGGACTGGGAACAAACACCAAGAACATGGGTGAACTTAATGAGGGACTTCAACGCGAAATACTTTTCACCTCTAGTccaggaaaagaaggaggacgagttcattaggctccgTCAGGGGGCTCAAACGGTGgctgagtacgagagccagtttactcgATTACCCAAATTCGCCCCTGAACTTATTTTGACAGAGCAACGGAGAGTTCGGCGTTTTATTCAGAGGCTAaatgtggaaattcaaaaggatctggcggtagcccagatCAATACCTTTAGTGAAGTCGTGGAGAAAGCTTTGCGAGTTGAAAATGCAAGGCTTCAAGTTAGGAATTTCCAGGTGAAAAAACGGGGATTCTTTGCGAGTAGTTCCACTCAAGGGGAtaaaagtacccctcccaagtttggaagggGAGCTGGAGGAGGAAGGCTATCAGGAATGGCACGAGGGACGCCGCCAAGGGGTGGTCAAAATGGACGGGGCCAACAGAGAAGTGCCTCACAGGGAAGTTCGGCCTCGGTTTCTCGTGGACCTTGTGGGAAACCAAACGACACCGAGGacaattgttggaggaaagaaagaaaatgcttACGCTGTGGGAGTGCGGAGCATCAAATAGCCAACTGTCCGGTGTTACCTCGGGAGGCGAGAGTAACCACCCAATCATCGAAGGCCAACTCGGTGCAGTCCAAGGTGGAAGGGACAAAGCCGAAGGTGCCAGCTCGGGTATACTCCCTTGAGCAACATCAAGTCCCTGATTCATCTGGggtcgtagaag GAGAGAGGAAGCTTTTGAGGAATCTTATAAGTTTagctattaaggggtacgacgttatattgg ctaatgtagtagctgatgccCTAAGTCAGAAGGCTCAAATATCTGGGTTAATGGTCAAGGAGTGGGAAATGTTGGGAGTCATTGGTGAGTGGAATCCTAGGTTGGAACGTAAGAAGATAACTTTTGGAAATATCCGTGTGACATCCACACTATTGGGTCGAATCAAAGAAGCCCAAACTGAGGATTCGATGGTTCAGAAGTGGGTGAAAAAGGTGGAGAAAGGGGAGATTACCGATTTTAACTTGAGTTCTGAGGGAGTTTTGAGATTTAAGAATCGAATAGTGGTGCCTGGGAATGAGAATTTGAAAAGAGAGATTTTGGAAGAAGCCCATCAATCGAAATACacgatccatccgggtagtaatAAGATGTATCAACACTTACGacggttgtactggtgggataagATGAAGAGGGAGATTGCTTAA
- the LOC140014631 gene encoding uncharacterized protein, protein MLKKYYPDPTHIVQPEKIEIDEALTYEERPIQLLDRRIKELRNKQIPLVKVLWRNHGIEEATWEMEEEMQKKYPELFSNSGMDFLGHHHAKLDCRAKVVEFCIPGEATLRLDVKGRLASSAMISGIQARKMLSKGAQGFLAFLINAPSDQVKLEDVPVVREFLDVFPEELKTLPLEREVVFKIDLVPGTAPISKTPYRMAPAELKELKIQLQDLLEKGFVKESDSPWGAPVLFVKKKGRKFEAMYRLSRRIFKKYLDQFVVVFIDDILIYSKTREDHVKHLEIVLQILREHKLYAKFTVIFALKKWRHYLYGVTFEVFTDHKSLKYLFSQKVLNLRQRRWVEFLEDYDCSINYHPGKANVVADALSRKAQVAGLMVKEWDMLEEVSSWNPRLGRLKVLFGNLSLKSPLLERVKEAQKTDPTIQKNVEKVQKGETLDFKLGSEGVLRFRDRIVVPANEEIRNEILEESHRSRYTIHPGVTKMYHDMKGLYWWEGLKKDVAEFVQKCLICQQVKAEHQKPSGLLQPLEIPEWKWDHITMDFVTGLPKRQKGFDAIWVIVDRLTKSAHFLPVSMSFPLEKLVKLYTEEIMRLHGIPVSIVSDRDPRFISRFWQKFHESLGTKLKLSTAYHPQTDGQSERTIQTLEDLLRSCILDFGGKLSQYMTLVEFAYNNSYQASIQMAPYEALYGRRCRSPIHWDEVGEKKIVDPTAIPWIEEAQEKVKLIRERLQAAQTYQLKLPASMAKVHDVFHVSMLRKYHPDPSHVLQLEGIEVDETLTYEEGPVQILEREVKELINKKIPLVKILWRNHGLEEATWELEEEMQKKYPELFL, encoded by the exons ATGCTTAAAAAGTACTATCCTGATCCAACCCACATTGTGCAACCTGAGAAGATTGAGATAGATGAAGCACTCACCTACGAAGAGAGACCTATACAATTACTCGATCGAAGGATTAAGGAACTGAGGAATAAACAAATCCCATTAGtgaaggttttatggaggaatcaTGGTATAGAAGAGGCAACTTGGGAGATGGAGgaggagatgcaaaagaaataccctgagctGTTTAGTAACTCAG GAATGGATTTCCTAGGCCACCATCACGCTAAGCTTGATTGCCGAGcgaaagtggtagaattttgTATACCTGGAGAAGCAACCCTGAGGTTAGATGTTAAAGGTAGATTAGCATCGTCCGCAATGATCTCAGGAATACAGGCGAGGAAAATGTTGTCTAAAGGAGCGCAAGGTTTTTTAGCCTTTTTGATTAATGCTCCCAGTGATCAAGTAAAGTTAGAGGATGTACCGGTGGTACGGGAATTTCTGGATGTGTTCCCAGAAGAACTAAAGACTTTACCGCTGGAGCGAGAAGTGGTGTTCAAGATTGACTTGGTGCCGGGAACGGCTCCGATTTCTAAGACTccgtaccgaatggctcctgccgagCTAAAGGAGTTGAAAATCCAACTGCAGGACCTGTTGGAGAAAGGTTTTGTGAAAGAGAGTGATTCTCCATGGGGAGCACCcgttctatttgttaagaaaaaaggACGGAAGTTTGAGGCTATGTATCGATTATCGAGG aGAATTTTTAAGAAGTACCTGGATCAGTTTgtagtggtgttcattgatgatattttgatatACTCTAAGACTCGAGAGGATCATGTTAAGCACTTGGAgatagttttacaaatattaagAGAGCATAAGCTATATGCCAAATTca CAGTGATTTTtgccttaaagaaatggagacattacttgTACGGCGTGACTTTTGAAGTGTTTACGGACCACAAGAGCCTCAAGTACTTGTTCTCCCAAAAGGTGCTAAATTTGAGACAGaggcgatgggtagaatttttggaagattacgaTTGTTCGATTAACTACCACCCAGGAAAAGCCAATGTGGTGGCAGACGCTCTAAGTAGAAAGGCccaagtagcagggttgatgGTTAAAGAATGGGACATGTTAGAAGAAGTGAGTAGTTGGAACCCTCGCTTGGGAAGATTAAAGGTTTTATTTGGGAATTTGTCATTGAAATCACCATTGTTAGAGCGTGTTAAGGAGGCCCAGAAGACGGACCCTACGATTCAGAAGAATGTggagaaagtgcaaaaaggggaaACCTTAGATTTTAAATTAGGGTCTGAAGGAGTATTGAGGTTTAGAGATCGAATTGTGGTTCCGGCAAATGAAGAAATAAGGAATGAAATTTTAGAGGAATCACATCGTTCGAGATATACGATACACCCAGGAGTGACCAAGATGTACCACGATATGAAGGGGTTATACTGGTGGGAAGGTCTGAAAAAGGACGTGGCAGAGTTCGTACAGAAATGTTTGATctgccaacaagtaaaagctgaGCATCAGAAGCCATCTGGTTTGTTACAACCGTTAGAAattcctgaatggaaatgggatcATATAACAATGGATTTTGTAACGGGATTGCCTAAACGTCAAAAAGGATTTGACgcgatttgggtaatagttGACCGACTTACTAAGTCTGCACATTTCCTACCTGTGAGCATGAGCTTTCCTTTGGAGAAATTGGTCAAGTTGTATACAGAAGAAATCATGAGATTGCATGGTATTCCTGTAAGTATCGTATCTGATCGAGATCCAAGGTTTATCTCgcgtttttggcagaaatttcatgaatcattggggaccaagttgaaaCTTAGTACTGCGTACCATCCCCAAACCGACGGACAGtcggaaaggacaattcaaaccTTGGAGGATCTGCTGAGGtcgtgtatattggattttggagggAAATTGAGCCAgtacatgaccttagtagaattCGCATATAACAACAGTTATCAAGCCTCAATTCAGATGGCCCCGTATGAAGCGTTATACGGGAGAAGATGCcgatctccgattcattgggatgaagtgggAGAGAAGAAAATTGTAGATCCAACGGCTATACCTTGGATAGAAGAGGCCCAGGAAAAAGTGAAACTTATTAGAGAAAGACTTCAGGCTGcccaga CATATCAGTTGAAATTGCCTGCAAGCATGGCCAAGGTTCACGATGTATTTCATGTCTCCATGCTTAGGAAATATCACCCCGACCCGAGCCATGTGCTGCAATTGGAGGGAATCGAAGTCGATGAGACGTTAACCTATGAAGAAGGGCCAGttcaaattttggaaagagaagtgaAGGAActgataaataagaaaattcctcTGGTGAAGATTCTATGGAGAAATCACGGActagaggaagcaacttgggaattagaagaggaaatgcagaaaaagtaccCTGAATTATTTCTCTag